From Streptomyces sp. CMB-StM0423, a single genomic window includes:
- a CDS encoding DUF5132 domain-containing protein, with amino-acid sequence MIRPVVRGTIKTSVKLAVDVKRAAHEINEDISDIAAEASAEAFAADVRGDAEVPRQGTKKPRAGKAVATD; translated from the coding sequence GTGATCAGGCCGGTCGTCCGCGGCACGATCAAGACGTCCGTGAAACTCGCGGTCGATGTGAAACGTGCGGCGCACGAGATCAACGAGGACATCAGCGACATCGCCGCAGAGGCGAGCGCCGAAGCCTTCGCCGCGGACGTCAGGGGCGATGCGGAGGTGCCGCGCCAGGGCACCAAGAAGCCGCGCGCGGGCAAGGCGGTCGCGACCGACTGA